One Lysinibacillus sp. OF-1 DNA segment encodes these proteins:
- the phoU gene encoding phosphate signaling complex protein PhoU — MVVRERFEQELQEVQGQFIALANSSILALQTAFEALVEQDLEKALKILEDDLVINRLEEEINDHVILMIAKQQPVATDLRRLMVLVKAAADMERVGDYAVNIAKEAIRIGKEPIVFPITNLQTMCNKTVEMLESIMKAFTEEDTVRAKEIAELDDYVDDLYGATITLLLRAGVENPAHISQITHLTFICRYLERSADHATNIAEHLFYLVKGKHYELNN; from the coding sequence ATGGTAGTTCGTGAGCGTTTTGAACAAGAGTTACAAGAGGTACAGGGTCAATTTATTGCCCTTGCCAACAGCAGTATTCTAGCGCTACAAACGGCTTTTGAAGCATTAGTAGAGCAGGACTTAGAAAAAGCCTTGAAAATTTTAGAAGATGATTTAGTCATTAATCGTCTTGAAGAGGAAATTAATGACCATGTGATTTTAATGATTGCTAAGCAACAACCAGTGGCAACAGATTTGCGTCGACTTATGGTCCTTGTAAAAGCAGCAGCAGATATGGAAAGAGTGGGCGACTATGCGGTTAATATTGCTAAGGAAGCGATTCGAATTGGCAAAGAACCAATAGTGTTTCCGATAACCAATCTACAAACGATGTGTAATAAAACAGTCGAAATGCTAGAGAGTATCATGAAGGCCTTTACAGAGGAAGATACGGTACGTGCCAAAGAAATCGCAGAATTAGATGATTATGTAGACGATTTATACGGGGCAACAATTACACTTTTACTTCGCGCGGGTGTAGAAAATCCTGCACATATTTCGCAGATAACCCATCTCACATTTATTTGCCGATATCTAGAACGCTCTGCCGATCATGCGACAAATATTGCAGAACATCTATTTTACTTAGTCAAAGGCAAGCATTATGAATTAAATAATTAA
- the pstB gene encoding phosphate ABC transporter ATP-binding protein PstB produces the protein MATKSSDDRAKNIVYDTRNLNLWYGDHHGLKDINLSIYENEVTAIIGPSGCGKSTYLKTLNRMVELVPSVRTSGEIVYRERNILDKSYTVEELRTRVGMVFQKPNPFPKSIYDNIAYGPRIHGIKNKKILDEIVEKSLRGAAIWDEVKDRLNQNAYGLSGGQQQRICIARCLAIEPDVILMDEPTSALDPISTLKVEELVQELKKDYSIIIVTHNMQQAARISDRTAFFLSGEVVEYDKTDIIFQTPADQRTEDYISGRFG, from the coding sequence ATGGCAACTAAGTCTTCAGATGATAGAGCGAAGAATATTGTCTACGATACACGAAACTTAAATTTATGGTATGGTGATCACCATGGTTTAAAAGATATTAATTTAAGTATTTATGAAAATGAAGTAACGGCTATTATTGGGCCATCTGGCTGTGGTAAATCTACGTATCTAAAAACATTAAATAGAATGGTAGAACTTGTACCAAGCGTTCGAACATCAGGTGAAATCGTCTATCGTGAGCGAAATATTTTAGATAAAAGCTATACAGTAGAGGAATTAAGGACACGTGTAGGGATGGTGTTCCAAAAGCCGAACCCATTCCCAAAATCTATTTATGATAATATTGCCTATGGACCAAGAATCCATGGGATTAAAAATAAAAAGATTTTGGATGAGATTGTGGAGAAGTCACTAAGAGGGGCAGCGATTTGGGATGAGGTAAAAGATCGTTTAAATCAAAATGCCTATGGGTTATCGGGTGGTCAGCAACAGCGTATTTGTATTGCACGTTGCTTAGCGATTGAACCAGATGTCATCTTAATGGATGAGCCAACATCTGCTTTGGACCCAATTTCTACGTTGAAGGTGGAAGAGCTTGTGCAAGAGCTGAAAAAAGATTATTCCATCATCATCGTGACACATAATATGCAGCAAGCGGCTCGTATTTCTGATCGCACAGCATTCTTCCTAAGTGGAGAGGTTGTTGAATACGATAAAACAGATATTATTTTCCAAACACCAGCGGATCAACGCACAGAAGATTATATTTCAGGACGTTTCGGCTAA
- the trpE gene encoding anthranilate synthase component I, translating to MTVELRKYAMKVLQGDMMTPISVYQSLSGQHKMLFESSAKHEESGRYSFIAINPVAELKGNKEEFIFSRGMEKDTISGNVLDQLKQVMPFHEEHYPFAFFGGIIGFFGYETAFYTEKIGNYLQDDLAMPDVHVFFYDTFIVFDHVTQEITLASIDLFQEGRSIEEMEAAIATIEQQLCAGTTFEALKVDELHFTPMMTKGRFVSLVERAKQHILRGDIFQIVLSQRFSAPFTGSPFSLYRQLRTSNPSPYMFYMDFGSYVILGTSPESLVKVKNRQVTTNPIAGTKPRGATTEQDEAIANALLADEKEIAEHRMLVDLGRNDLGRIAKVGSVKLMKYMNIERYKYVMHMVSEVMAELRDDLHVLDVLRACLPAGTVSGAPKIRAMQLINELEPVKRGVYAGAVGYISTTGDMDLALAIRTMLIKDQKAHVQAGAGIVYDSIPLSEYEETLNKARALLEVKK from the coding sequence ATGACAGTTGAGCTTAGAAAGTATGCCATGAAAGTATTACAGGGGGATATGATGACCCCTATCTCTGTGTATCAATCACTGAGCGGGCAGCATAAAATGTTGTTCGAATCATCAGCCAAGCATGAGGAAAGTGGGCGATATTCCTTTATCGCCATCAATCCAGTGGCTGAATTGAAAGGGAACAAGGAAGAATTCATCTTTTCAAGAGGAATGGAAAAGGACACAATTAGTGGGAATGTGCTCGATCAATTAAAGCAAGTTATGCCATTTCATGAGGAGCACTATCCATTCGCCTTTTTTGGTGGGATCATAGGTTTCTTTGGCTATGAAACAGCTTTTTATACAGAAAAAATCGGAAACTATTTACAGGATGATTTAGCCATGCCTGATGTGCATGTTTTTTTCTATGATACCTTTATTGTTTTTGATCATGTAACACAGGAAATCACACTAGCCTCGATTGATCTATTTCAGGAGGGGCGTTCAATAGAGGAGATGGAGGCTGCTATTGCGACAATAGAGCAACAGCTTTGTGCAGGTACGACCTTTGAGGCATTGAAGGTAGATGAACTACATTTTACACCAATGATGACAAAGGGGCGATTTGTTTCTTTGGTGGAACGTGCTAAGCAGCATATTTTAAGAGGAGATATTTTTCAAATCGTATTATCACAACGCTTTTCAGCACCGTTCACAGGTTCACCATTCTCACTTTATCGTCAATTACGCACATCGAATCCGTCACCCTATATGTTCTATATGGATTTTGGATCCTATGTTATTTTAGGAACATCTCCGGAAAGTCTGGTAAAGGTAAAAAATCGTCAGGTGACAACCAATCCAATAGCTGGTACAAAGCCGCGTGGCGCGACAACAGAACAGGATGAAGCAATTGCAAATGCTCTATTAGCAGATGAAAAGGAAATAGCGGAGCATCGTATGTTAGTAGATTTAGGTCGCAATGATCTTGGACGCATTGCCAAAGTCGGTTCTGTAAAGCTAATGAAATACATGAATATTGAACGGTATAAATATGTGATGCATATGGTGTCAGAGGTAATGGCAGAATTACGAGACGACCTCCATGTTCTGGATGTACTGCGTGCTTGTCTACCAGCTGGGACTGTGTCAGGAGCACCTAAAATTCGAGCCATGCAACTGATTAATGAATTGGAACCAGTGAAGCGGGGCGTGTACGCGGGAGCGGTGGGCTATATTTCAACAACAGGTGATATGGACTTAGCACTCGCTATTCGGACAATGCTCATTAAGGATCAAAAAGCCCATGTACAGGCAGGGGCGGGAATTGTTTATGACTCCATCCCATTGTCGGAATACGAGGAAACGCTCAATAAAGCCCGTGCGCTATTGGAGGTCAAAAAATGA
- a CDS encoding mechanosensitive ion channel family protein: MDSLLWLLPKFTVPTWMDVLIAAIICLVGWLIQRFIIKKIIHCVVTFLRNRQRKFQANVLAQFSKAIGYAFMTTVIVLSLSYLIEVPLFTHRSTKNFVLSILVFFAFKGIYDVLNFYTKQPFELTSEEDQNVLLPFFLRIGKVIIMIFAMFTIASFWDFNLNGFLTGIGLTGVAIAFGIRDTLAHVFGGMSVALDNPFQIGDWIATEDQKIEGTIEDINLRSTLIQTGDKGLVYVPNSYLVNRPIYNLSKREKRKCEQFIYVAAENEEDHLRSALTAIHKEIYLHAKTEKEMIHVFIDEFHHDSYRVLVRFFIATNDTAVMLEVRQDILFAIRQIMEELSITLATPYEDDSLRNKK, from the coding sequence ATGGATTCATTACTTTGGTTATTACCTAAATTTACAGTCCCAACTTGGATGGATGTCTTGATTGCCGCCATTATTTGTTTAGTTGGTTGGCTTATTCAACGTTTCATCATAAAAAAAATCATTCATTGTGTAGTGACTTTTTTAAGAAATCGCCAGCGGAAATTCCAGGCGAATGTACTTGCCCAATTCAGTAAAGCAATTGGCTATGCATTTATGACGACAGTCATTGTCCTGAGTTTATCTTATTTAATAGAAGTTCCTTTATTTACGCATAGATCAACGAAAAATTTTGTATTGTCAATTCTGGTGTTTTTTGCGTTTAAAGGGATTTATGATGTGTTAAATTTTTATACGAAACAACCATTCGAATTAACGAGTGAAGAGGATCAGAATGTCTTATTACCGTTTTTTCTACGAATTGGTAAAGTAATCATTATGATTTTTGCTATGTTCACGATTGCTTCGTTTTGGGATTTTAACCTCAATGGCTTTTTAACAGGGATCGGTTTAACTGGTGTGGCGATTGCCTTTGGGATTCGTGATACTTTAGCACATGTATTTGGTGGTATGTCTGTCGCGTTGGATAATCCATTCCAAATAGGAGATTGGATCGCAACGGAAGATCAAAAAATTGAAGGCACAATTGAAGATATCAATCTGCGAAGTACCTTAATTCAAACAGGGGATAAGGGGCTTGTCTATGTGCCGAATTCCTATTTAGTCAACCGCCCTATTTATAATTTATCAAAACGAGAAAAACGGAAATGTGAGCAATTTATCTATGTAGCAGCCGAAAATGAGGAGGACCATTTACGTAGTGCTTTAACAGCCATTCATAAGGAAATTTATTTGCATGCCAAAACGGAGAAAGAGATGATCCATGTTTTTATTGATGAATTTCATCATGATTCATATCGTGTACTTGTTCGTTTCTTTATTGCTACAAATGATACAGCTGTTATGCTAGAAGTGCGTCAGGATATTTTATTTGCTATTCGTCAAATAATGGAGGAGTTATCCATTACGTTAGCTACCCCTTACGAGGATGACAGTCTACGAAATAAAAAATAA
- the pstA gene encoding phosphate ABC transporter permease PstA, translated as MRYMDDTVVMKRLTKRITFNKVWKTLFFLATMFALVTLAILLYRIVSQGIGYLNIDFLTNFASRFADKAGIKAALIGSLWLMAVVAPVSIILGVGTAIYLEEYAKKNRINDFIRMNISNLAGVPSIVFGLLGLTIFVRMMGLGKSILAAGFTMSLLILPVIIVAAQEAIRAVPNEQREASYGMGATKWQTILRVVLPAAIPGILTGSILAMSRAIGETAPLVVIGIPVILQFLPNSLLSQFTALPMQIYDWAKRPQEAFQYVAAAGILVLMTVLLLMNSIAIFIRNKFQKRY; from the coding sequence ATGCGCTATATGGATGACACGGTCGTCATGAAACGATTGACCAAGCGTATTACATTTAATAAAGTTTGGAAAACCTTATTTTTCTTAGCAACTATGTTTGCGCTTGTGACTTTAGCTATTTTGTTATATCGCATAGTGTCACAGGGAATTGGTTATTTAAATATCGATTTCTTAACTAATTTTGCATCACGATTTGCAGATAAGGCAGGGATTAAAGCTGCCTTAATTGGGTCACTGTGGTTAATGGCAGTTGTTGCGCCAGTATCTATTATTTTAGGTGTAGGTACTGCGATTTATTTAGAGGAGTATGCTAAGAAAAATAGAATTAACGACTTTATTCGAATGAACATATCGAATCTAGCAGGTGTACCTTCCATCGTTTTTGGATTACTTGGATTAACAATTTTTGTCCGTATGATGGGGCTAGGCAAAAGTATTTTAGCCGCAGGGTTTACGATGAGTTTATTAATATTGCCTGTTATCATTGTAGCTGCACAGGAGGCTATTCGTGCCGTACCAAATGAACAAAGAGAAGCATCATATGGTATGGGTGCAACGAAATGGCAAACCATTTTACGCGTGGTGCTACCAGCTGCCATTCCGGGTATTTTAACAGGAAGTATTTTAGCCATGTCTCGTGCCATTGGAGAAACAGCTCCACTTGTTGTCATCGGGATTCCAGTTATTCTACAGTTTTTACCGAATAGTTTATTGAGTCAATTCACTGCATTACCGATGCAAATTTATGATTGGGCAAAGCGACCACAAGAAGCCTTTCAGTATGTGGCGGCCGCAGGTATTTTAGTGCTTATGACGGTTCTGCTATTAATGAACTCTATTGCTATCTTTATACGAAATAAATTCCAAAAACGTTATTAA
- the pstC gene encoding phosphate ABC transporter permease subunit PstC, which produces MVSQKENKTSSVQQLIANSRNQKTKKIVEKAMPALLFSAAIISILTTFGIVFTLIFETFEFFKRVSITDFLFGTKWLPFSGNEPLFGILPLIAGTLKVTLIAVVVAVPFGIASAIYLSEYASEKTRRTVKPILEVLAGVPTIVYGFFALTFVTPVLQEIVPGLKLFNALSPGIVVGIMILPMITSLSEDAMSSVPNSMREGALALGATKFEVAIKVVLPAALSGIIASIVLAISRAIGETMIVSLAGGSTPKFDLNVTDSIQTMTAYIVQVSTGDAGYGTTIYYSIYSVGFTLFIFTLIMNLLAHYISKRFREVY; this is translated from the coding sequence TCAAAAAACAAAGAAAATAGTGGAAAAAGCAATGCCAGCTCTATTATTTTCTGCCGCTATTATTTCGATTTTAACAACGTTTGGCATTGTTTTCACCCTTATTTTTGAAACGTTTGAGTTCTTTAAACGTGTGTCGATTACGGATTTCCTATTTGGGACAAAGTGGTTACCGTTTTCAGGGAATGAACCGTTATTTGGAATTTTGCCATTAATCGCAGGTACATTAAAAGTGACACTTATTGCAGTTGTAGTAGCCGTACCATTTGGAATTGCTTCAGCTATCTATTTAAGTGAATATGCAAGTGAGAAAACAAGACGTACAGTGAAACCGATTTTAGAGGTATTAGCCGGTGTACCAACAATCGTCTATGGTTTCTTTGCATTAACGTTTGTCACACCTGTTTTACAAGAAATTGTACCTGGACTCAAATTATTTAATGCATTAAGTCCTGGGATTGTTGTAGGTATCATGATTTTACCTATGATTACATCTCTATCAGAGGATGCGATGTCATCCGTACCAAATAGTATGCGTGAAGGAGCTTTAGCTCTAGGTGCGACGAAATTTGAGGTAGCTATTAAAGTAGTATTACCAGCTGCACTATCAGGAATTATTGCTTCAATCGTGTTAGCTATTTCCCGGGCAATTGGAGAAACAATGATTGTTTCACTTGCTGGAGGATCTACACCGAAATTTGATTTAAATGTAACGGATTCCATTCAAACAATGACGGCGTACATTGTACAAGTTTCAACAGGTGATGCAGGTTATGGTACAACAATCTACTACTCTATCTATTCAGTAGGATTTACATTATTTATCTTTACACTAATCATGAATTTACTTGCTCACTATATTTCGAAACGCTTCAGGGAGGTTTATTAG
- a CDS encoding anthranilate synthase component II, protein MILLIDNYDSFTYNLFQQISVLGKNVKVVRNDAITIEEIQEMSPEAIILSPGPGTPAEAGITVAVIKELYQKFPILGICLGHQSIGQAFGSNIVQAQNIMHGKLSPLQYEQTGLFKRIKGDIEVMRYHSLIIEARTLHKDFNIIATAGDDGEIMAIQHKNYPLYGLQFHPESIGTKEGNIMMQAFLDSIA, encoded by the coding sequence ATGATTTTATTAATCGATAATTATGATTCCTTTACTTATAACCTATTTCAACAAATCAGCGTGCTGGGAAAAAACGTTAAAGTCGTGCGAAATGATGCTATTACAATAGAAGAAATTCAAGAAATGTCGCCTGAAGCCATCATTTTATCTCCTGGACCAGGAACACCTGCTGAAGCAGGTATCACGGTAGCTGTCATCAAGGAACTGTATCAAAAGTTTCCCATTTTAGGCATATGCCTTGGCCATCAATCGATTGGGCAGGCTTTTGGCTCCAATATTGTGCAGGCCCAAAATATTATGCATGGAAAGCTGTCACCATTACAATACGAGCAAACAGGTTTATTTAAGCGAATAAAGGGTGATATTGAAGTAATGCGTTATCATTCTTTAATTATTGAAGCAAGGACATTGCATAAGGATTTTAACATAATTGCAACAGCCGGTGATGATGGGGAGATTATGGCCATTCAACATAAGAATTATCCTCTTTATGGTCTGCAGTTTCACCCAGAATCAATCGGCACAAAAGA